A single Limanda limanda chromosome 19, fLimLim1.1, whole genome shotgun sequence DNA region contains:
- the LOC133025565 gene encoding chromodomain-helicase-DNA-binding protein 4-like isoform X3 — protein MSGSEEERDEYGAPEERTPHDDDEEEISESETPKVKKKKKAKKSRESKGSKRRSRREELPVSSPEHMDVGGAEEVEGGVAVQRTDSEGSDYTPGRKKKKRASSGKEKKRSSSGAERSSSKKKEPEPEPEEDDDDDDDDSSEPKSSSQLLDDWGMEDIDHVFTEEDYRSLTNYKAFSQFVRPLIAAKNPKIAVSKMMMVLGAKWREFSTNNPLRGAAAANAALATANVPAAVDNMVAEVVPIAPPPPPPVEPPPPPPAPPLRKAKTKEGKGPNARKKTKSTAKPQEKKNLAKTKKVAPLKIKLGGFNSKRKRSSSEEDEPEVDSDFEDGSMNSVSVSEGSNSRSSRTKKKQSSKSKPKKKKEAEEGDGYETDHQDYCEVCQQGGEIILCDTCPRAYHMVCLDPDMEKAPEGTWSCPHCEKEGIQWEAREEVSEAEEDPVEAEMEEDDHHMEFCRVCKDGGELLCCDSCPSSYHIHCLNPPLPEIPNGEWICPRCTCAPMKGKIQKILTWRWGAPPPPTPVPRTPEMAADAPDPSPLAGRPDREFFAKWSNMSYWHCSWVTELQLELHCQVMFRNYQRKNDMDEPPPIDSGEGEETKHLKRKSKDPMYAQLEEKYLRFGIKMEWLMIHRIINHSLDRKNNVHYLIKWRELSYDQATWEADDMDVPEFDHYKVQYWHHRELMMGDEGRPGKKIKVKGRVKRPDRPPENPVIDPTIKFERQPDYLDSTGGTLHPYQLEGLNWLRFSWAQGTDTILADEMGLGKTVQTAVFLSSLYKEGHSKGPFLVSAPLSTIINWEREFEMWAPDIYVVTYVGDKDSRAVIRENEFSYEDNAIRGGKKASRMKKDSAVKFHVLLTSYELITIDMAILGSIDWACLVVDEAHRLKNNQSKFFRVLNNYPLQHKLLLTGTPLQNNLEELFHLLNFLTPLRFSNLEGFLEEFADIAKEDQIKKLHDMLGPHMLRRLKADVFKHMPSKTELILRVELSPMQKKYYKFILTKNFEALNTKGGGNQVSLLNVVMDLKKCCNHPYLFPAAAMEAPKMPNGMYDGGALVKGAGKLTLLQKMMRKLKNGGHRVLIFSQMTKMLDLLEDFLENEGYKYERIDGGITGGMRQEAIDRFNAPGAQQFAFLLSTRAGGLGINLATADTVVIYDSDWNPHNDIQAFSRAHRIGQNKKVMIYRFVTKASVEERITQVAKKKMMLTHLVVRPGLGSKTGSMSKQELDDILKFGTEQLFKDELEGFHRATNKDYVATPEDSSIIHYDDKAIDRLLDRDQNADTDDTELQSMNEYLSSFKVAQYVVKDEEEEEEEVQREIIKQEESVDPDYWEKLLRHHYEQQQEDLARNLGKGKRIRKQVNYNDGSQEDRADWQDDQSDGQSDYSVASEEGDEDFDERSEANSRRPNRKGLRNDKDKPLPPLLARVGGNIEVLGFNSRQRKAFLNAVMRYGMPPQDAFTTQWLVRDLRGKSEKEFKAYVSLFMRHLCEPGADGAETFADGVPREGLSRQHVLTRIGVMSLIRKKVQEFEHVNGQWSMPWMAELEENKRAAAQPESPGKTPSTGTPADTQPNTPAPVDVSITNEEALKEGEKEVKKELEAEKNSKEPLKVTDEVIAIPDDDEKSPAAAAAEEEGKKKNGEEPMETDKPTKAEAEAVKEKEGETEEKKEKEKEKEGESEKKSPEAAEETKSPSEEKTDAAEVKPEDLEVKAEEKKEDKTEKMDTTAAADEKKASDTKEEKENPKEEASPKLPNGESKEAAPPAATAAAAATPAAAPTPPAAAAAAAAVSEEKKKAKTRFMFNIADGGFTELHSLWQNEERAATVTKKTNEIWHRRHDYWLLAGIIQHGYARWQDIQNDVKFAILNEPFKGEMNRGNFLEIKNKFLARRFKLLEQALVIEEQLRRAAYLNMSEDPSHPSMALNTRFSEVECLAESHQHLSKESMSGNKPANAVLHKVLKQLEELLSDMKADVTRLPATIARIPPVAVRLQMSERNILSRLASRGPETQTQAQTQQMSQQ, from the exons ATGTCTGGAAGCGAGGAGGAGCGGGATGAGTACGGAGCCCCGGAGGAGCGCACCCCGCACG atgacgatgaggaggagatcTCGGAGAGCGAGACTCcgaaggtgaagaagaagaaaaaggccAAGAAGAGCCGAGAGAGTAAAGGCAGCAAGAGGCGGTCGcgcagagag GAACTCCCCGTCAGCTCCCCGGAGCACATGGACGtcgggggggcggaggaggtggagggaggcgTCGCGGTGCAGCGCACGGACAGCGAGGGCAGCGACTACACTCCGGGacgcaagaagaagaagagggccaGCAGCggcaaggagaagaagaggagcagctcgGGGGCCGAGAGGAGCTCCTCCAAGAAGAAAGAGCCGGAGCCCGAGCCCGAGgaagacgatgatgatgacgatgacgacAGCTCG GAGCCAAAGTCTTCATCCCAGCTGCTGGATGACTGGGGAATGGAGGACATTGACCACGTGTTCACTGAGGAAGACTACCGCTCTCTGACCAACTACAAGGCCTTCAGCCAGTTCGTCAG GCCCCTCATCGCAGCCAAGAACCCCAAGATCGCCGTGTCCAAGATGATGATGGTTCTGGGCGCCAAGTGGCGTGAGTTCAGCACCAACAACCCGCTGAGGGGAGCCGCTGCTGCCAACGCCGCCCTGGCCACCGCCAACGTACCCGCCGCCGTGGACAACATGGTGGCAGAGGTTGTCCCGATTGCCCCCCCACCTCCGCCCCCAGTAGAGCCCCCGCCGCCGCCACCTGCGCCGCCGCTCCGGAAGGCCAAGACCAAGGAAGGCAAAG GTCCGAACGCTCGCAAGAAGACAAAATCTACGGCGAAGCCTCAAGAGAAAAAGAATCTGGCCAAGACCAAGAAAGTGGCTCCTCTCAAAATCAAACTCGGAGGCTTCAACAGCAAAAGGAAACGCTCGTCG agcgAAGAGGACGAGCCTGAAGTGGACAGCGACTTCGAGGACGGCAGCATGAACAGCGTCTCCGTCTCCGAGGGATCCAACAGCCGCAGCAGCCGGACCAAGAAGAAGCAGTCGTCCAAGAGCAAAcccaagaagaagaaag AAGCTGAGGAGGGGGACGGGTACGAGACGGACCACCAGGACTACTGCGAGGTGTGTCAGCAGGGCGGCGAGATCATCCTGTGTGACACGTGTCCCCGGGCGTACCACATGGTCTGCCTGGACCCCGACATGGAGAAGGCTCCCGAGGGAACCTGGAGCTGCCCGCACTGC GAGAAGGAGGGCATCCAGTGGGAGGCCCGGGAGGAGGTCTCCGAGGCCGAGGAGGACCCGGTGGAGGCCGAGATGGAGGAGGACGACCACCACATGGAGTTCTGCAGGGTCTGCAAAGACGGAGGAGAGCTGCTGTGCTGCGACTCGTGCCCCTCGTCCTACCACATCCACTGcctcaacccccccctcccggaGATCCCCAACGGAGAGTGGATCTGCCCGCGCTGCACC tgtGCCCCCATGAAGGGGAAGATCCAGAAGATCCTGACCTGGCGTTGGGgcgcccctcccccccccacacctgtCCCACGCACCCCCGAGATGGCAGCCGACGCCCCCGACCCCTCGCCGCTGGCGGGGCGGCCGGACCGGGAGTTCTTCGCCAAGTGGTCCAACATGTCGTACTGGCACTGCTCCTGggtcacagagctgcag ctggaGCTCCACTGCCAGGTGATGTTCAGGAACTACCAGAGGAAGAACGACATGGACGAGCCCCCGCCCATCGACTCGGGCGAAGGGGAGGAGACCAAGCATCTGAAAAGGAAAAGCAAGGACCCCATGTACgctcagctggaggagaagtaCCTCCGCTTCGGGATCAAGATGGAGTGGCTGATGATCCACCGCATCATCAACCACAG TTTGGACAGAAAGAACAACGTGCACTACCTGATCAAGTGGCGAGAGCTGTCGTACGACCAGGCCACGTGGGAGGCGGACGACATGGACGTGCCCGAGTTCGATCATTACAAAGTGCAGTACTGGCACCACAG GGAGCTGATGATGGGAGACGAGGGGAGACCCGGCAAGAAGATAAAGGTCAAAGGGCGAGTCAAGCGTCCGGACCGGCCTCCAGAGAACCCCGTCATCGAC CCGACCATAAAGTTCGAGCGCCAGCCGGACTACCTGGACAGCACGGGCGGGACCCTGCACCCCTACCAGCTGGAGGGTCTGAACTGGCTCCGCTTCTCCTGGGCTCAGGGCACCGACACCATCCTGGCTGACGAGATGGGGCTGGGCAAGACGGTGCAGACGGCCGTCTTCCTGTCCTCGCTGTACAAAGAG GGCCACTCCAAGGGGCCGTTCCTGGTCAGCGCGCCGCTCTCCACCATCATCAACTGGGAGCGAGAGTTTGAGATGTGGGCGCCCGACATTTACGTGGTGACGTACGTTGGCGACAAAGACAGCAGGGCCGTGATCCGAGAGAACGAGTTCTCCTACGAGGACAACGCCATCCGAGGAGGGAAGAAGGCCTCCAGGATGAAG AAAGACTCGGCCGTCAAGTTCCACGTCCTGCTGACGTCCTACGAGCTGATCACCATCGACATGGCGATCCTGGGCTCCATCGACTGGGCCTGCCTGGTGGTGGACGAGGCTCACCGGCTGAAGAACAACCAGTCCAAG TTTTTCCGGGTGTTGAACAACTACCCTCTGCAGCACAAGCTGCTTCTGACTGGAACTCCTCTGCAGAACAACCTGGAGGAGCTTTTCCACTTGCTCAACTTCCTCACACCTCTGCGGTTCAG TAACCTGGAAGGCTTCCTGGAGGAGTTTGCTGACATCGCCAAGGAGGACCAGATCAAGAAGCTGCACGACATGCTGGGTCCGCACATGCTCAGGAGGCTGAAGGCCGACGTCTTCAAGCACATGCCCTCCAAGACCGAGCTCATCCTGCGGGTGGAGCTCAGCCCCATGCAGAA GAAGTACTACAAATTCATCCTGACGAAAAACTTTGAGGCCCTGAACACCAAAGGTGGAGGGAACCAGGTTTCTCTGCTCAACGTGGTCATGGACCTGAAGAAATGCTGCAACCACCCCTACCTCTTCCCCGCGGCCGCTATG GAAGCTCCAAAGATGCCCAACGGGATGTACGACGGCGGCGCCCTGGTTAAAGGCGCCGGGAAACtgacgctgctgcagaagatgatgaggaagcTGAAGAACGGAGGACACAGAGTTCTTATCTTCTCACAG ATGACCAAGATGTTGGACCTGCTGGAGGATTTCCTGGAGAACGAGGGCTACAAGTACGAGAGGATTGACGGAGGGATCACCGGCGGGATGAGACAGGAAGCCATCGATCGCTTCAACG CTCCTGGAGCCCAGCAGTTTGCCTTCCTGCTCTCAACGCGAGCCGGAGGTCTGGGGATCAACTTGGCCACGGCCGACACCGTGGTGATCTACGACTCGGACTGGAACCCTCACAACGACATCCAG GCCTTCAGCCGAGCTCATCGTATCGGTCAGAACAAGAAGGTGATGATCTACCGCTTCGTTACCAAGGcgtctgtggaggagaggatcACTCAG GTCGccaagaagaagatgatgctGACTCACCTGGTGGTCAGACCTGGACTCGGATCCAAGACCGGCTCCATGTCCAAACAGGAGCTGGACGACATCCTCAAGTTCGGAACCGAGCAGCTGTTCAAGGACGAGTTGGAGG GTTTCCACAGGGCTACCAACAAGGATTATGTGGCCACCCCCGAGGACAGCAGCATCATTCACTACGACGACAAGGCCATCGACCGCCTGCTGGACCGAGACCAGAACGCCGACACGGACGACACGGAGCTGCAGAGCATGAACGAGTACCTGAGCTCCTTCAAGGTGGCTCAGTACGTGGtcaaggacgaggaggaggag gaggaggaggtgcagcggGAGATCATCAAGCAGGAGGAGAGCGTGGATCCGGACTACTGggagaagctgctgcgccaccactacgagcagcagcaggaggatctGGCCCGGAACCTCGGCAAAGGCAAACGGATCCGCAAGCAGGTCAACTACAACGACGGGTCTCAAGAAGACCGAG CTGATTGGCAGGATGACCAATCCGACGGCCAATCGGATTACTCTGTGGCCTCCGAGGAAGGAGACGAGGACTTTGACGAGCGATCAGAAG CCAACTCCCGCAGGCCCAACAGGAAGGGCCTCAGGAACGACAAAGACAAACCACTGCCCCCCCTGCTGGCCAGGGTGGGAGGCAACATCGAG gtgttGGGTTTCAACTCTCGGCAGAGGAAGGCCTTCCTGAACGCAGTGATGCGTTATGGGATGCCTCCCCAGGACGCCTTCACCACCCAGTGGCTGGTCCGAGACCTGCGAGGGAAGTCTGAGAAGGAGTTCAA ggCCTACGTCTCTCTGTTCATGCGTCACCTCTGCGAACCCGGAGCTGACGGCGCCGAGACCTTCGCAGACGGCGTCCCCAGGGAAGGGTTGTCACGGCAACATGTCCTCACCCGTATCGGCGTGATGTCGCTTATTCGAAAGAAG GTGCAGGAGTTTGAGCACGTGAACGGTCAGTGGTCGATGCCGTGGATGGccgagctggaggagaacaaGAGGGCGGCGGCTCAGCCCGAGTCGCCCGGGAAAACCCCGTCCACCGGAACCCCGGCCGACACACAACCCAACACTCCTGctccag ttgaCGTGTCGATAACGAACGAGGAGGCtctgaaggaaggagagaaggaggtgaagaaagagcTCGAGGCAGAAAAGAACAGCAAGGAGCCGCTGAAGGTGACTGACGAG GTCATCGCCATTCCAGACGATGACGAGAAGAgtccggcagcagcagcagcggaggaagaggggaagaagaagaacgggGAGGAGCCTATGGAAACGGACAAACCGACCAAAGCAGAAGCCGAGGccgtgaaggagaaggagggcgagacggaggagaagaaggagaaagagaaggagaaggaaggcgAGAGCGAGAAGAAAAGTCCGGAGGCAGCGGAGGAAACAAAGTCTCCTTCAGAGGAGAAGACGGACGCGGCAGAGGTCAAACCCGAGgacctggaggtcaaag cggaagaaaagaaagaagacaagACAGAAAAGATGGATACAACAGCGGCTGCAGACGAGAAGAAAG CCTCAGATacgaaggaggagaaggagaatcCGAAAGAGGAGGCGTCGCCCAAACTGCCGAACGGCGAGAGCAAGGAGGCCGCCCCCCCCGCTGCCactgccgccgccgctgccacTCCCGCTGCTGCCCCGACCCCCcccgctgccgctgctgctgctgcagccgtcagcgaggagaagaagaaggcgaAGACCAGGTTCATGTTCAACATCGCAGACGGAGGattcacag agcTGCACTCCTTGTGGCAGAACGAGGAGCGTGCTGCCACGGTGACCAAGAAAACCAACGAGATCTGGCACCGTCGCCATGACTACTGGCTGCTGGCCGGCATCATACA ACACGGCTACGCTCGCTGGCAGGACATCCAGAACGACGTGAAGTTCGCCATCCTCAACGAGCCCTTCAAGGGCGAGATGAACCGAGGGAACTTCCTGGAAATCAAGAACAAGTTCCTCGCCAGACGCTTCAAG cTGTTGGAGCAGGCGCTGGTGATCGAGGAGCAGCTGCGCCGCGCCGCCTACCTCAACATGTCGGAGGACCCCTCCCACCCCTCCATGGCGCTCAACACGCGCTTCAGCGAGGTGGAGTGTCTGGCCGAGTCGCACCAGCACCTCAGCAAAGAGTCCATGTCCGGGAACAAGCCGGCCAACGCCGTCCTGCACAAAG tgctgaagcagctggaggagctgctgagtGACATGAAGGCCGACGTCACCCGTCTCCCGGCAACCATCGCCCGGATACCGCCGGTCGCCGTGCGGCTGCAGATGTCCGAGAGGAACATCCTGAGCCGGCTGGCGAGCCGAGGGCccgagacacagacacaggcacagacacaacag ATGTCGCAGCAGTAA